A genomic segment from Capra hircus breed San Clemente chromosome 15, ASM170441v1, whole genome shotgun sequence encodes:
- the LOC102170537 gene encoding olfactory receptor 4P4-like yields MEDRNNVTEFILLGRATDKKVQILCFLFFLFCYLAIWLGNLIIMISITCSQLITQPMYFFLNCLALSDLFYNSTVTPKLMTDLLMEKKVISYKNCMIQLFTTHFFGGIEVFILTGMAYDRYVAICKPLHYAIIMNRQRRHSILIASAAGGLLHSLGLFLLAIVLPFCGPNEIDHYFCDVYPLLKLACTDTHKIGFFVIAYSGLMGLVIFVVLMASYILILYNVRTYSAESRHKALSTCSSHITVVILFFAPVIFVYIRPATTLPEDEVFTLFYTIIVPMLNPLIYTLRNMEMKNSIRRVWCNKRFWEGRLIT; encoded by the coding sequence ATGGAAGATAGAAATAATGTTACTGAATTTATTCTCTTGGGGCGTGCTACGGACAAGAAAGTCCAGatcctctgctttttatttttcttattctgttaCCTGGCTATTTGGTTGGGGAATTTGATCATCATGATTTCTATTACTTGCAGTCAGCTAATCACCCagcccatgtacttcttccttaaCTGCCTGGCACTCTCAGATCTCTTCTACAACTCCACTGTGACACCCAAACTCATGACTGACTTACTGATGGAGAAAAAGGTCATTTCCTACAAAAACTGCATGATACAGCTTTTCACGACACACTTCTTTGGGGGGATTGAGGTCTTCATCCTCACAggcatggcctatgaccgctatgtggctATCTGCAAACCTCTCCACTACGCCATCATCATGAACAGGCAAAGACGTCACTCAATTCTCATAGCATCAGCTGCAGGGGGACTTCTTCATTCTCTTGGTCTCTTTCTTCTTGCGATTGTTTTACCTTTCTGTGGCCCCAATGAAATAGATCACTATTTCTGTGATGTATATCCTTTGTTGAAACTAGCCTGCACTGATACACACAAAATTGGCTTTTTTGTCATTGCCTATTCTGGCTTGATGGGACTGGtgatctttgtggttttgatggcCTCCTACATTTTGATTTTGTATAATGTGCGCACATATTCTGCAGAAAGCCGCCATAAAGCACTTTCCACCTGCAGTTCCCACATCACAGTCGTGATCCTCTTTTTTGCACCTGTCATCTTTGTTTACATTAGACCTGCCACAACATTACCAGAAGATGAAGTGTTTACACTCTTCTACACAATTATTGTCCCCATGCTCAACCCGCTTATCTACACACTTAGAAACATGGAGATGAAAAATTCCATAAGAAGAGTTTGGTGCAATAAAAGGTTCTGGGAAGGGAGGTTAATCACTTGA
- the LOC102170804 gene encoding olfactory receptor 4P4-like has translation MENRNNITEFILLGLSQKKEIEIICFLLFLLCYVAILIGNLLVMISIASSQLMKQPMYFFLSYLSLADLCYTSTVTPKLITDLLAAKKTISYNGCMTQLFTMHFFGGIEVFILTGMAYDRYVAICKPLQYTLIMTRQKCVAMIAASCTGGFLHSFGQFLLAIFVPYCGPNEIDHYFCDVYPLLKLACTDAARIGLLVIANSGLMGLVTFVVLLISYAVILYSVRSYSVENRRRALSTCSSHITVVVLFFAPLFFIYIRPATTLPEDKVFALFYTIIAPMLNPLIYTLRNLEMKNAIKKLLCHIAVRKEMN, from the coding sequence ATGGAAAACAGGAATAACATCACAGAATTTATTCTCCTAGGACTTTCtcagaaaaaggaaattgaaattaTCTGTTTTTTACTGTTCTTACTTTGTTACGTTGCAATTCTGATTGGAAACCTACTTGTCATGATTTCTATCGCCTCCAGTCAACTTATGAAGCAGCCCATGTATTTCTTTCTGAGTTACCTCTCCCTTGCAGATCTTTGTTACACCTCCACTGTGACCCCCAAGTTGATCACTGACTTGCTGGCAGCAAAGAAGACCATATCCTACAATGGCTGCATGACACAGCTCTTCACCATGCACTTCTTTGGGGGGATTGAGGTCTTCATCCTCACGgggatggcctatgaccgctatgtggccatctgcaagcctctGCAGTACACTCTGATCATGACCAGACAGAAGTGTGTTGCCATGATCGCTGCTTCCTGCACTGGGGGGTTCCTGCATTCCTTTGGTCagtttctcctggccatctttgTACCCTACTGTGGCCCCAACGAAATAGACCATTACTTCTGCGATGTGTATCCGTTGCTGAAACTGGCCTGCACTGACGCCGCCAGAATCGGTCTCCTTGTCATTGCCAATTCGGGCCTCATGGGCCTGGTGACGTTTGTGGTCTTGTTGATATCCTACGCTGTGATCTTGTACTCTGTCAGGTCCTACTCTGTGGAGAATCGCCGCAGAGCTCTCTCCACCTGCAGTTCCCACATCACTGTAGTGGTTCTCTTTTTTGCTCCTTTATTCTTCATTTACATTAGACCAGCAACTACTTTACCAGAAGACAAAGTGTTTGCTCTTTTTTATACTATCATTGCTCCCATGCTCAATCCTCTAATCTACACGCTGAGAAACCTGGAGATGAAGAATGCCATAAAGAAACTCTTGTGCCATATTGCAGTAAGAAAGGAAATGAACTAA